Proteins from a genomic interval of bacterium:
- the cobA gene encoding uroporphyrinogen-III C-methyltransferase — protein MNSRSGSASRDDETASRPGRVFLVGAGPGAPDLLTLRGAELLGSADVVVYDALVSQEILRLIPQSAECINVGKRGHDAPTRSQAGIEELLVDRARAGERVVRLKGGDPFVFGRGGEEVSACRAAGIPCEIVPGVTAAAAAPAAAGIPLTDRRYAASFAVVTGHNDPTKVREALRWEELGRGADTLVILMGVRNLRQITARLIAGGRAASTPSAAIRYGTLPGQQVVVAPLGELAAEIEAAGLTSPAVIVVGDVVRLRAENGSAEDLPLFGRRVLLTRPAASAASWALAFRDAGALPVVVPMIRIESLPPSSEIDAVLADLAGFDALLFASANGARQLALQLRGRGIAPRDLAIPAHCVGPATAVAARDEAFSLGELPDARYDAEGLADHLIEKDLVVGKKLLLSQPVQGRRVLADRLREAGASVQELAIYRTVPESFDSPELAASLAAGALDALVFASPSAVRSFATGLGDDLAEVRDIDVVALGAATADALREIGLPATLEPTSATVDQCIQALTRAKRAAPAHGPEGERE, from the coding sequence GTGAACTCGCGATCCGGGAGTGCGTCCCGGGATGACGAGACCGCGTCGCGGCCGGGGCGCGTCTTCCTGGTGGGCGCGGGACCGGGTGCACCGGATCTCTTGACCCTGCGCGGCGCCGAACTCCTGGGCTCTGCGGATGTCGTCGTGTACGACGCGCTGGTGTCCCAAGAGATCCTGCGGCTCATCCCGCAGAGCGCCGAGTGCATCAACGTTGGCAAGCGAGGGCATGACGCCCCCACGCGAAGCCAGGCCGGAATCGAGGAGCTGCTGGTCGATCGGGCCCGGGCCGGCGAGCGGGTGGTTCGCCTCAAAGGCGGAGATCCCTTCGTATTCGGCCGAGGTGGCGAGGAAGTCTCCGCCTGCCGCGCCGCCGGCATCCCTTGTGAAATCGTTCCTGGTGTGACTGCTGCCGCCGCTGCACCCGCGGCGGCAGGGATTCCTCTGACCGATCGTCGCTACGCCGCGTCCTTCGCCGTCGTGACGGGCCACAACGATCCAACGAAAGTGCGGGAGGCGCTCCGCTGGGAGGAACTTGGTCGCGGCGCCGATACGCTCGTGATCCTGATGGGTGTTCGGAACCTGCGGCAGATCACGGCGCGCCTGATCGCCGGTGGCCGGGCCGCGAGCACTCCGTCAGCAGCCATTCGCTACGGCACACTTCCGGGCCAACAGGTCGTGGTGGCGCCGTTGGGCGAGCTGGCGGCGGAGATCGAGGCCGCCGGGCTCACCTCCCCGGCTGTCATCGTGGTGGGGGATGTGGTGCGGCTGCGAGCCGAGAATGGCAGTGCCGAGGATCTGCCGCTCTTTGGGCGCCGTGTCCTTCTCACGCGGCCGGCCGCTTCGGCTGCGTCCTGGGCCCTGGCGTTTCGCGACGCGGGAGCCTTGCCGGTGGTCGTGCCGATGATTCGTATCGAAAGCCTCCCGCCCTCGTCCGAGATCGATGCGGTGCTCGCAGATCTGGCAGGCTTCGATGCGTTGCTGTTCGCCAGCGCGAACGGCGCACGCCAGCTGGCCCTGCAATTGCGCGGCCGGGGGATCGCACCTCGGGACCTCGCGATCCCTGCCCATTGCGTCGGCCCCGCTACCGCGGTGGCAGCTCGGGACGAGGCGTTTTCGCTGGGGGAGTTGCCCGATGCTCGTTACGACGCCGAGGGCCTGGCGGATCACCTGATCGAGAAGGATCTGGTGGTGGGCAAGAAGCTTCTCCTCTCCCAACCCGTGCAGGGCCGGCGTGTCCTGGCCGACCGATTGCGCGAAGCCGGAGCGAGCGTCCAGGAATTGGCCATCTACCGGACGGTCCCGGAATCCTTCGACAGCCCGGAATTGGCCGCATCGTTGGCGGCGGGGGCTCTCGATGCGTTGGTCTTCGCCAGCCCTTCCGCCGTTCGGAGTTTCGCGACGGGCCTGGGAGACGACCTTGCCGAAGTGAGGGACATCGACGTGGTGGCTCTCGGAGCCGCCACCGCCGATGCCCTGCGCGAGATCGGACTTCCTGCGACCCTCGAGCCGACCAGCGCGACGGTCGATCAGTGCATCCAGGCCCTGACCCGAGCCAAGAGAGCGGCCCCCGCACACGGCCCGGAAGGAGAAAGGGAATGA
- the hemC gene encoding hydroxymethylbilane synthase produces MKLVRIATRGSALALAQSGHVARAIEVALRCRTELVKIQTTGDRIQDRSLAAIGGKGLFIKEVEEALIDGRADVAVHSAKDLPPEQAPGLMLAAFPMRADARDALVGRDSGATVEALPRASRVGTGSVRRASQLLAYRPDLVIVPIRGNVDTRLRKLEDEDLAAVVLASAGLERLGLEERIDERIDEGLMLPAVGQGTLALECRQNEALADDLLAIDHPPTRVSITAERAFLAVLSGDCHAPIAGRAELQADGRVKLRARVLSPDGRNVVAAEASGSAADAEALGRAAAREALGRGALRLIEEAREGSKA; encoded by the coding sequence ATGAAGCTGGTCCGCATTGCAACGCGCGGAAGTGCCCTGGCATTGGCCCAATCCGGTCATGTGGCTCGGGCGATCGAAGTGGCTCTTCGTTGCCGCACGGAGCTCGTGAAGATCCAGACCACCGGGGATCGGATCCAGGATCGCTCACTTGCAGCGATCGGTGGCAAGGGGCTGTTCATCAAGGAAGTCGAGGAGGCTCTCATCGACGGTCGCGCGGATGTCGCGGTGCATAGTGCGAAGGATCTTCCGCCGGAACAGGCACCGGGTCTCATGCTGGCCGCGTTTCCCATGCGGGCCGATGCGAGGGACGCGCTGGTCGGCCGCGATTCGGGCGCGACGGTCGAGGCGCTACCCCGTGCCAGCCGGGTGGGCACCGGCAGCGTGCGTCGCGCCAGTCAGCTTCTGGCCTATCGCCCGGATCTCGTGATCGTGCCGATCCGAGGCAACGTCGATACGCGCTTGCGCAAGCTCGAGGATGAAGACCTGGCGGCGGTGGTGTTGGCCAGCGCCGGGCTCGAGCGCCTCGGTCTCGAGGAGCGCATCGATGAACGGATCGATGAAGGGCTGATGCTCCCCGCTGTCGGCCAGGGCACGCTGGCCCTCGAATGTCGTCAGAACGAGGCTCTTGCGGACGATCTGCTCGCAATCGATCACCCCCCGACGCGGGTATCGATTACAGCGGAACGTGCATTCCTGGCTGTGCTTTCCGGGGACTGCCACGCACCGATCGCGGGCCGCGCCGAACTCCAGGCCGATGGTCGGGTGAAGCTGCGCGCTCGGGTCCTGTCACCCGATGGCCGAAATGTCGTGGCCGCCGAAGCCAGCGGTTCTGCCGCCGATGCGGAGGCGCTTGGCAGGGCGGCTGCGCGAGAGGCCCTGGGGCGAGGTGCTCTTCGCTTGATCGAAGAAGCTCGGGAAGGGTCGAAGGCGTGA
- a CDS encoding glutamyl-tRNA reductase: MNLLLLGMSHRTSSLDLRERYAVGDLGPANEKLVADPDIEECVILSTCNRVEVLVLTRSPAAARLRLRSFVERELPDEVQRPSPAELESALYELSDAEATRHVFRVACSVDSMIVGEPQILGQVKEAYRAAVATGSCGPILSRLYQRAFSTAKRVRNETRIGERGVSVARVAVDLARQIFESLDDKAALLIGAGEMIELALERLRSSGLRSARIANRTPARAAALATRFEASAHGLEELPTLLEQSDVVLTSIGGDSPLLTSEVVAEALRDRRHRPLFVIDIGVPRNVAPDVNQLDSVYLYDLDDLSGMAEANADERRREVARAENIVLEEEQRFEGWLTALAAVPTIRSLRTRAEAIRAAELERGLASLEWSDAHLDAVESITRAIINKLLHAPLARLRQEVDREEGLAHLEAARVLFALDDGRAPGAEADRREEDE; the protein is encoded by the coding sequence TTGAATCTCCTGCTGCTCGGCATGAGCCATCGGACATCCTCTCTCGATCTGCGCGAACGCTACGCCGTCGGCGATCTGGGGCCGGCCAATGAGAAGCTCGTGGCAGATCCGGACATCGAGGAATGCGTGATCCTCTCGACCTGCAACCGGGTCGAAGTCCTCGTGCTGACGCGCAGCCCGGCGGCCGCCCGGCTGCGCCTCCGATCGTTCGTCGAACGCGAGCTTCCCGACGAGGTTCAGCGTCCGAGCCCCGCCGAACTCGAGTCCGCGCTCTACGAGCTGTCGGATGCCGAGGCTACCCGCCACGTCTTCCGTGTCGCCTGCTCGGTCGACTCGATGATCGTTGGCGAACCGCAGATCCTGGGGCAAGTGAAAGAAGCCTATCGGGCGGCTGTGGCCACGGGAAGCTGCGGGCCGATTCTGTCGCGCCTCTATCAGCGTGCCTTTTCCACGGCGAAGCGCGTACGCAACGAAACCCGTATCGGCGAGCGCGGCGTTTCCGTTGCCCGCGTGGCGGTGGATCTGGCCAGGCAGATCTTCGAGAGCCTGGATGACAAGGCTGCTCTCTTGATTGGCGCTGGTGAGATGATCGAGCTGGCGCTCGAACGTCTGCGATCCTCCGGGTTGCGGAGCGCACGCATCGCCAACCGCACGCCGGCACGAGCCGCGGCCCTGGCGACACGTTTCGAGGCTTCGGCCCACGGCCTGGAGGAGCTCCCGACCCTTCTCGAACAGAGCGACGTCGTGCTGACGTCGATCGGCGGCGACAGTCCGCTTCTGACTTCCGAGGTCGTGGCGGAGGCGCTTCGCGACCGCCGGCATCGGCCGCTCTTCGTGATCGATATCGGAGTTCCGCGCAACGTGGCGCCCGATGTGAACCAGCTGGATTCGGTGTATCTCTACGATCTCGACGATCTGTCCGGAATGGCCGAAGCGAATGCGGACGAGCGGCGGCGCGAAGTGGCTCGGGCGGAGAACATCGTTCTCGAGGAAGAGCAGCGCTTCGAAGGCTGGCTGACGGCTCTGGCTGCCGTGCCCACGATTCGAAGCCTCCGCACGCGGGCCGAGGCGATTCGCGCTGCTGAGTTGGAGCGCGGCCTGGCATCCCTCGAGTGGAGTGATGCCCATCTGGATGCCGTCGAGTCCATCACGCGGGCGATCATCAACAAGCTTCTTCACGCACCCCTTGCAAGGTTGCGCCAGGAAGTCGATCGGGAAGAGGGGCTGGCTCACCTGGAGGCTGCACGTGTGCTCTTCGCCCTCGATGATGGCCGGGCACCCGGTGCAGAAGCCGACCGGCGGGAGGAAGACGAATGA
- the ccsA gene encoding cytochrome c biogenesis protein CcsA, which produces MNSLPMALSFMAWVGSLIYLGLLFWVRGQGLILVVAPAAFLGCVSGLLYLYAPRPTEDLHPVWSHLHVLLSSAGLATLGVAAGAGLLYIGHHRAIKRKRRLARSLPPLESLDRVNTIALGVGFILLTLGLFTGVLWVYETEGRLWEANLHAKATLGAWVLCGAATLARFGFDVGARRVAFLSAAGFGLLVFAVVGAGAFS; this is translated from the coding sequence ATGAACTCCCTGCCGATGGCGCTCTCGTTCATGGCCTGGGTGGGATCCCTCATCTACCTGGGGCTGCTGTTCTGGGTGCGCGGTCAGGGTCTCATCCTGGTCGTGGCACCGGCGGCCTTTCTCGGTTGCGTGTCGGGGCTGCTGTATCTCTATGCCCCCCGGCCAACCGAGGACTTGCATCCGGTCTGGTCCCACCTCCATGTGCTGCTTTCGAGTGCTGGGCTGGCGACCCTGGGAGTCGCCGCGGGCGCCGGGCTGCTCTACATCGGCCACCACCGTGCCATCAAACGCAAGCGCCGGCTGGCCCGGTCCCTGCCGCCTCTCGAGAGCCTCGATCGGGTCAATACCATTGCACTCGGCGTGGGTTTCATTTTGCTCACCCTTGGCCTGTTCACCGGGGTGTTGTGGGTCTACGAGACCGAGGGGCGGCTCTGGGAGGCGAACCTCCACGCGAAAGCGACGCTGGGTGCCTGGGTATTGTGCGGTGCCGCAACCCTGGCGCGTTTCGGCTTCGACGTGGGCGCACGACGAGTGGCCTTCCTCTCGGCTGCGGGCTTCGGACTTCTCGTCTTCGCGGTCGTCGGTGCGGGAGCGTTCTCTTGA
- a CDS encoding Appr-1-p processing protein, protein MSGRIALEEGDITAAQVDAVVNAANSELKLGSGVAGAIRTKGGPTIQAECDAHGPIEVGGAALTGAGDLPARYVIHAAGMPPGGQASEESVRAAMLASLELARSQALRTIAVPAIGAGVGGVSLQRSAEILLEEAHSHLDGETTLEEIRFVLFGEPAYRVFEMVDDAAKVAAQMERMRSRS, encoded by the coding sequence ATGAGCGGACGGATCGCTCTCGAAGAAGGCGACATCACGGCCGCCCAGGTCGATGCAGTCGTCAACGCGGCGAACTCGGAGTTGAAGCTCGGTTCCGGTGTGGCCGGCGCAATCCGCACGAAGGGTGGCCCGACCATCCAGGCCGAGTGCGATGCCCACGGGCCGATCGAAGTGGGAGGCGCGGCGCTCACAGGTGCGGGCGACCTTCCTGCTCGCTACGTCATTCACGCAGCGGGCATGCCGCCCGGGGGCCAGGCCAGCGAAGAGAGCGTGCGCGCTGCCATGTTGGCCAGCCTCGAGCTGGCCCGCTCCCAGGCGCTGCGTACGATTGCCGTGCCCGCGATTGGCGCGGGGGTTGGTGGCGTTTCCTTGCAGCGCTCTGCCGAGATCCTGTTGGAGGAAGCTCATTCGCATCTCGACGGAGAGACGACTCTCGAGGAGATCCGATTCGTCTTGTTCGGAGAGCCCGCCTACAGGGTGTTCGAGATGGTGGACGATGCCGCCAAGGTGGCGGCCCAGATGGAGCGCATGCGCTCCCGGTCTTGA
- a CDS encoding SIS domain-containing protein yields MEESARVKRGVAADLSEEIARAGAWVADVFRSGGKVLLIGNGGSASDAQHIATEWTGRLNRERPALPALALTANSSDLTAIGNDYGFDRLFARLIEAHGVAGDIVVAISTSGNSPNVLAAVEEAARRGMQTIGLLGKGGGKLVGRVDLPLVVPSNDTQRVQESHIAILHTIAEVVDEILYPEDA; encoded by the coding sequence CTGGAGGAGAGCGCCCGCGTCAAGCGCGGCGTGGCCGCGGACCTTTCCGAGGAGATCGCCCGTGCCGGTGCCTGGGTGGCGGACGTCTTCCGCTCCGGCGGGAAGGTCCTCCTGATTGGCAATGGTGGCTCGGCGTCCGACGCTCAGCACATTGCAACGGAATGGACGGGCCGGCTCAACCGGGAGCGCCCTGCGCTGCCGGCGCTCGCGCTGACCGCCAACTCTTCGGATCTGACGGCGATCGGAAACGACTACGGTTTCGATCGTTTGTTCGCCCGGCTGATCGAAGCCCACGGCGTGGCGGGGGATATCGTCGTCGCGATTTCGACTTCGGGCAATTCACCGAACGTCCTGGCGGCGGTCGAAGAGGCGGCTCGCCGCGGAATGCAGACGATCGGCTTGCTCGGAAAGGGAGGTGGCAAGCTCGTTGGGCGGGTAGATCTGCCACTGGTCGTGCCTTCCAACGACACCCAGCGCGTGCAGGAATCCCACATCGCCATCCTTCACACGATTGCCGAGGTCGTGGACGAGATCCTCTACCCGGAGGATGCATGA
- the trxA gene encoding thioredoxin, translating to MRMAEIIDVTDDNFEQEVLQSDTPIIIDFWAEWCAPCRAIAPIVKELAGTYDGKVKIVKMNIDENPATPGKYGVRAIPTVLAFKGGTVVEQITGARPKSAFEEMAQKLV from the coding sequence CTGCGTATGGCCGAGATCATCGACGTCACGGATGACAACTTCGAGCAGGAGGTCCTCCAATCGGACACTCCGATCATCATCGACTTCTGGGCCGAATGGTGCGCCCCGTGTCGAGCCATCGCGCCGATCGTCAAGGAGTTGGCCGGCACCTACGACGGCAAGGTCAAGATCGTCAAGATGAACATCGACGAGAACCCGGCCACTCCGGGAAAATACGGCGTCCGCGCCATCCCCACCGTGCTCGCCTTCAAGGGCGGAACGGTCGTCGAGCAGATCACCGGCGCCCGGCCCAAGAGCGCCTTCGAAGAAATGGCGCAGAAGCTGGTCTAG